The window GAGATCCAATCGCTCGCACCCCAGTTGTTTCTTTTAGAGAAGAGATTGGATGTCATTGGCGGTGATGAGGCAGCTCAGTGATTGGGTGATACACAGCGATGAGACTTCAGGCTTCAACTTTGACACAGCTGTTAGTCACACGAACTCCAAACCAACCCTTCCAGAACACGGAGTCCTGACCGCCATGTTTAAACTGGACAAAGCGCACTCCGGGACCGTAACCGGAAAACGCGTGAGTGATCTGCATGGGGAACAGAAGAAAGAAATTATAGTCAAATGAGAATATAGACAAGACAAGGAGAAGAGAGtaatagaggaaggagcagagtcctcccgcagagtatctcaggagaggagagttatagaggaaggagcagagtcctccNNNNNNNNNNNNNNNNNNNNNNNNNNNNNNNNNNNNNNNNNNNNNNNNNNNNNNNNNNNNNNNNNNNNNNNNNNNNNNNNNNNNNNNNNNNNNNNNNNNNNNNNNNNNNNNNNNNNNNNNNNNNNNNNNNNNNNNNNNNNNNNNNNNNNNNNNNNNNNNNNNNNNNNNNNNNNNNNNNNNNNNNNNNNNNNNNNNNNNNNNNNNNNNNNNNNNNNNNNNNNNNNNNNNNNNNNNNNNNNNNNNNNNNNNNNNNNNNNNNNNNNNNNNNNNNNNNNNNNNNNNNNNNNNNNNNNNNNNNNNNNNNNNNNNNNNNNNNNNNNNNNNNNNNNNNNNNNNNNNNNNNNNNNNNNNNNNNNNNNNNNNNNNNNNNNNNgcagagtatttcaggagaggagagttatagaggaaggagcagagtcctcccgcagagtatttcaggagaggagagttatagaggaaggagcagagatTTTTGGTGTTTTCTGCGGTGCCTGACCTCGGTCCAGGTGTTATCAGAACATTCTGGGATGGAGATGGTGTCACTCTTGTGTTCAGCGATCACGTCACGGGTTTCAGAGAGAAGTTCCACACAGAGGTCATACAGACAGCCTGCATCTGTCCGGCCAGAGTACCTGCGTATTGACAGACAGTCACATGACAcatcagcgctgcgtaatatgttggcgctatataaattctgtttaataatagtacCAATAATTGCACAGGGGGGAAACACATCATAAGGGGTCACTCATCTCTCAGTAAATGGGTTGTGCAGCTGCTGGGGTCTCATAGGAGAAGCCAGGGACTCACTCCACCCACCAGGAGCCACATAACACTGAAATAGCACTCAGGGTTAGAGTGGCCCTTTGGGTGCAGCTGATTCTGTGTTTAAATGACAAGAATACGATTTCTGAAATGTTATTTAACATGAGTCCAATATCGCTGACATCTTGTACATAGAATCTATTGTACCCCATTGAATGTCCTGGCTCTATTGTATGATTGCAGACTGGCTCCGACTCTCACATTCTGCCTGCCTGGCTCCCCTTCCGATCATGATTCAGATTTGTTTCTAAGTTTGGTTTTATTGATTGTACACAGTAGACTGcttatgtcggcactatataaatactgtgtaataataataataacattctgTAGAAACATAACCAGGGGTAAAGCCAGAGATGAAGTTACAAATCATGGGGTCCCCTAGTGAAAAACTGGACCTCCTTGGTGAATGCCATGGCAGAGGCCATGGCTAGGGGTCACATACCAGTGTTGCCACCATGAGTCCCCTTCTTGCCCCATACATAGTAGTTATCTGCTCCAATATTGGGTCTTCCCCAAGAGGGCACCTGCATGGAAGACTAGAGAAGGTTTTAGACTTTTAATTTGTCTCTGTGCTACTCCACATATTGGGGAGGAGGGGAGAAGCAACAGACACTAGGACAGCTCCAGAAGGTGGTGGGGTAAGAAGCTGCCTGCACCCCCCTCCACTTGCCCCcgtagctaaaaaaaagtttgtggtgAACTAATATTATTTACAGAAAGAGCTTTGCATGTCATCTTACCAGTCACTGACCACAATGTTGGGTTGGTTGTTGTCTAGCACCTCCTCGGAATAACCTTCACTGACCAGATCAATGACCTGAGATTTACTGCACCACCTGCAATCGGAGGAAACCCCAGAACACCATTTACAATTCATGATTCAggaaaataatactttattattatatgaaaCTCCAAACTGCTGGGCAAACTAGTGCTAGGAGAGGAACCATTGGGAATATAGAATGTGCTTCTGTTCCAGGCTTGGTAGCCTCTAATAATGCAAAATATGGACAACATGGCTTCTGTACATTGAGGTTTAGGGAGCAATGAGAACGTAAATATCCATTAGGCTATGGGCCGAAGAACTCTCCATTGTGTCCAAATATTGCATTAAAGAAGGCTAGCTGGCTTGAAACAAAAGCTCTCGCTGTATGTATGCTATGAGTTACTCATTTTGGAGTGTTATAGATAACCCAATACCAATTTATTATGGTATTAGGTTGTATTCAGGccataaatatgtgtatttggATGAAATAAATTGATACATGACTTTATATGAAAGATGTTCTTGGTTCTCAGGCTGCTTCGGATGGCCAGTTAAGTAAATGGCTCCAAATTTAGACTGTATCTGTTCAATAAACCAATGGGTCCAGTTGGGCAGTTGGGTAAATAGTTCATGCTGAATCTGGGCTATAAACCAATTGCTAAGGATGTACAGTTGGGTAAATGGCTCTAAATGTAGGCTAC of the Pyxicephalus adspersus chromosome 11, UCB_Pads_2.0, whole genome shotgun sequence genome contains:
- the FBXO2 gene encoding F-box only protein 2, whose translation is MARNLIKNNCGEEEFEFWEITMNGGDGWKVEEIPGDCGVPFPDDGVKKYFASSFGWCSKSQVIDLVSEGYSEEVLDNNQPNIVVSDWYSGRTDAGCLYDLCVELLSETRDVIAEHKSDTISIPECSDNTWTEITHAFSGYGPGVRFVQFKHGGQDSVFWKGWFGVRVTNSCVKVEA